A single region of the Deltaproteobacteria bacterium genome encodes:
- a CDS encoding GAF domain-containing protein has product MRQRVRVICLGFLSGYGLPVILLFSSGITGGEVPVNYMAFTGFLFPMSLGYAIVKHDLFDIDALIKRAAYYLALTTILTLAYIALLAVLNLLLHASDLTRSPLFPLGFAIAVVLLLNPLKEQLQSVLDRLFFRLRYHPQKVLEQTGSVLVSTLSFGQILPLLWNTIRDTLGVQHGSIFLPTSDRSQYVPVYPREGEFRPLPRTVSLVSMARQQSRVLTIYDRPLECTETPDAQDQRNFLERHQLQMLVPMSFKDEVIGVIALGRKESGGFFSVADRDFLIALANQGALSVANALAYQEIQTLNTSLEQKVAERTQELAQSNTELHSSLARLEQAYQDLQRSQDNLIRAERMAALGRLRRWQETTYRNSD; this is encoded by the coding sequence GTGCGGCAGCGCGTTCGGGTGATCTGTCTGGGGTTCCTCAGCGGCTATGGACTCCCAGTGATATTGTTGTTCTCCTCGGGCATCACCGGTGGAGAGGTTCCGGTCAATTACATGGCGTTTACCGGATTTCTCTTCCCAATGAGCCTTGGGTACGCCATCGTCAAGCACGACTTGTTCGATATTGATGCCCTGATCAAACGTGCAGCTTACTACCTGGCGTTGACCACTATTCTGACGCTTGCATACATCGCGCTCCTTGCCGTGCTGAATCTGCTTCTCCACGCCTCTGATCTGACACGCTCCCCCTTGTTCCCACTTGGCTTTGCCATTGCCGTCGTGCTGCTCCTCAATCCCCTCAAAGAACAGCTACAAAGCGTGCTCGACCGCCTGTTTTTTCGCTTACGCTATCATCCTCAGAAAGTTCTTGAGCAAACCGGAAGTGTGCTGGTTTCGACCTTGTCCTTCGGCCAGATTCTGCCCCTATTGTGGAACACCATTCGTGACACCCTTGGTGTCCAGCACGGCAGCATTTTTCTGCCGACCTCGGATCGCAGCCAATATGTTCCAGTGTACCCGCGCGAAGGAGAATTCCGACCTCTTCCCCGAACCGTCTCTCTCGTCAGTATGGCACGGCAACAAAGCCGTGTACTCACTATATATGATCGTCCCCTGGAGTGTACCGAGACTCCCGATGCACAGGATCAGCGAAACTTCCTCGAACGCCACCAACTCCAGATGCTGGTGCCCATGAGTTTCAAAGACGAAGTCATAGGCGTCATTGCGCTTGGGCGGAAAGAATCCGGCGGATTCTTCTCAGTCGCGGATCGGGATTTTCTTATTGCTCTTGCCAATCAAGGTGCGTTGTCAGTTGCCAATGCCCTTGCCTATCAAGAAATTCAAACATTGAATACCAGTCTGGAGCAAAAAGTCGCTGAGCGCACCCAAGAGCTCGCGCAGAGCAATACTGAACTTCACAGTTCGTTAGCACGGCTTGAACAAGCGTATCAGGATTTACAACGAAGCCAGGACAATCTCATCCGTGCCGAACGCATGGCGGCGCTCGGGCGGCTAAGGCGGTGGCAGGAAACAACTTACCGCAATAGTGATTGA